The following is a genomic window from SAR202 cluster bacterium.
TCCAGCTCGCGGACGGCTCCTCGGTCTCATCCGAACAGCTCCTGAAGGACGGGAAGCCGGTGTTCCTCTTCTTCTGGGCAACCTGGTGTTCCACCTGCCGCGGTGAGCTCGAGCGTATGAAGCAGGTCTACCCCGCATTCGGCGACGAGGTCGCCTTTTATGCAATCGGGATAGACCCGTCCGAGAGCATTTCCGATCTGCAGGATGTCGCCCGGTCGCGCGGTTACCCCTGGCCGGGCGCCCTCCCCAACTCCACCATGGCGCGCGACTTCAACGTGCTCCAGCAGTCCACCAAGATTGCGATCGATTCAGAGGGTAAGATCATCTACAGGGATGGGTACGGCGTCGGGAGCGACGACACGTGGCGCAGCACTTTGAGCACGCTGACGGCCGGCGTCCGGTGAAAAAAGAAGGCCCCGTATTCACGGGGCCTTGAGGTTATTAGCCTATCGCCGAAGTGGGTTCAGCGCCGCTATCTAAGCAACCAGAGCCAACCCCACTGG
Proteins encoded in this region:
- a CDS encoding TlpA family protein disulfide reductase, yielding MECPRWLLPAIALFSTFLIVSAACDSEAPATAPTIAPVAASGQPAAAVGNRVGNRAPEFAIQLADGSSVSSEQLLKDGKPVFLFFWATWCSTCRGELERMKQVYPAFGDEVAFYAIGIDPSESISDLQDVARSRGYPWPGALPNSTMARDFNVLQQSTKIAIDSEGKIIYRDGYGVGSDDTWRSTLSTLTAGVR